A stretch of Saccharomyces cerevisiae S288C chromosome IV, complete sequence DNA encodes these proteins:
- the ZIP1 gene encoding Zip1p (Transverse filament protein of the synaptonemal complex; required for normal levels of meiotic recombination and pairing between homologous chromosome during meiosis; required for meiotic recombination between non-allelc sites; potential Cdc28p substrate): MSNFFRDSSMGFKPRPNIFAKLRVRDVDSDSSANTVVENSSNCLDVGSSIEGDDTFKKPHKTSTEQELITSMSLSQRNHGYSDDMEIGSPKKTTSTDQYNRILKNDVAAIENDTDEDFEITEVREVSEGVAKETKESHGDPNDSETTLKDSKMHEYTMTNGKAPLHTSINNSSTSSNDVLLEAFTNTQRICSNLKQELQKQQQDNAKLKVRLQSYASNSDKINEKVGKYKSCLETLQERIATLTSHKNNQETKLKDLRQNHQLYQRRISGFKTSIENLNKTINDLGKNKKEADAELMKKGKEIEYLKRELDDCSGQLSEEKIKNSSLIQEMGKNREEMIKSIENFFSEDKAHHLLQFNKFEERVHDLFEKKLQKHFDVAKDTLNVGLRNTTVELSSNTETMLKQQYEDIKENLEQKMSSSKDEMAKTINELSVTQKGLIMGVQEELLTSSGNIQTALVSEMNNTRQELLDDASQTAKNYASLENLVKAYKAEIVQSNEYEERIKHLESERSTLSSQKNQIISSLGTKEAQYEDLVKKLEAKNIEISQISGKEQSLTEKNENLSNELKKVQDQLEKLNNLNITTKSNYENKISSQNEIVKALVSENDTLKQRIQQLVEIKENEQKDHTTKLEAFQKNNEQLQKLNVEVVQLKAHELELEEQNRHLKNCLEKKETGVEESLSDVKTLKQQVIVLKSEKQDITAEKLELQDNLESLEEVTKNLQQKVQSQKRELEQKIKELEEIKNHKRNEPSKKGTQNFTKPSDSPKKNATTSNLFPNNSAAIHSPMKKCPKVDHISKSRINSSKETSKFNDEFDLSSSSNDDLELTNPSPIQIKPVRGKIKKGSNCMKPPISSRKKLLLVEDEDQSLKISKKRRRK; encoded by the coding sequence ATGTCAAACTTTTTTAGAGATAGTTCAATGGGATTCAAGCCTCGACCAAACATCTTCGCTAAGCTGAGAGTCAGAGATGTAGATTCAGATTCTTCCGCTAATACTGTTGTCGAGAATTCATCCAACTGTTTAGACGTGGGTTCTTCTATAGAGGGAGATGATACCTTCAAAAAACCCCACAAAACTTCTACCGAACAAGAACTGATTACAAGTATGAGCCTTAGTCAGAGAAACCATGGTTATTCTGATGATATGGAAATAGGTtcaccaaaaaaaacaacatcAACAGACCAATACAACagaattttaaaaaatgatgttgccgcaattgaaaatgatactgatgaagattttgaaattacagAAGTAAGAGAAGTGAGTGAAGGAGTAGCAAAAGAAACGAAAGAAAGTCATGGGGATCCTAACGATTCTGAGACAACTCTCAAGGATAGTAAAATGCATGAATATACTATGACAAATGGAAAGGCTCCTTTGCACACGTCCATCAATAATTCTAGTACATCTTCAAATGATGTCCTGTTAGAAGCCTTCACAAACACTCAAAGAATATGTTCAAATTTAAAGCAAGAGCTACAAAAGCAGCAACAGGATAATGCAAAGTTGAAAGTTCGACTACAGTCGTATGCTTCCAATTCTGATAAgatcaatgaaaaagtcGGAAAATATAAATCTTGTTTAGAAACTCTTCAAGAAAGGATTGCAACGTTGACGAGCCATAAGAATAATCAAGAAACtaaattgaaagatttaaGACAAAACCACCAACTATATCAGAGAAGGATAAGCGGATTTAAGACAAGTATTGAAAACTTgaacaaaacaataaatGATTTAGggaagaacaaaaaggagGCGGATGCagaattaatgaaaaaaggtAAAGAGATTGAATACCTGAAAAGAGAACTAGATGATTGTTCAGGTCAGTTGagcgaagaaaaaatcaaaaacagTTCCTTAATACAGGAAATGGGAAAAAATAGAGAAGAAATGATTAAATCAATTgagaatttcttttcagaaGATAAAGCACACCATTTACTGCAATTTAACAAATTCGAAGAAAGAGTTCATGatttgtttgaaaaaaaattacaaaagCACTTCGATGTGGCAAAAGATACCCTTAACGTAGGCTTGAGGAACACCACTGTAGAGTTGAGTAGTAATACAGAGACCATGCTAAAGCAGCAATATGaagatatcaaagaaaatcttgaacaaaaaatgtCATCCAGTAAGGATGAAATGgcaaaaacaataaatgAGCTGAGTGTAACGCAAAAAGGACTTATAATGGGAGTACAAGAAGAACTATTAACGTCATCAGGGAATATTCAAACTGCTTTGGTAAGTGAAATGAATAACACAAGGCAAGAGCTTCTTGATGATGCGTCTCAAACAGCCAAAAATTACGCGAGTTTGGAAAACTTGGTGAAGGCATATAAGGCAGAAATAGTTCAGTCGAATGAGTATGAAGAAAGGATAAAACATTTGGAGAGTGAAAGGTCAACTTTGTCttcacaaaaaaatcagattATTAGCTCTCTTGGTACTAAAGAAGCACAATATGAAGATTTGGTCAAAAAGTTGGAGGCGAAGAATATCGAAATTTCACAAATTTCTGGCAAAGAACAAAGTttaactgaaaaaaatgaaaaccTTTCTAATGAACTGAAAAAAGTCCAGGATCAACTAGAAAAACTCAACAATTTGAACATCacaacaaaatcaaattacgaaaataaaatatcttctCAGAATGAAATTGTGAAGGCTTTAGTTTCCGAAAACGACACTCTGAAGCAAAGAATTCAACAGCTAgtagaaatcaaagaaaatgaacaGAAGGATCATACAACCAAACTGGAGGCTTTCCAAAAGAACAATGAGCAGCTACAAAAGCTAAACGTCGAAGTAGTACAACTGAAGGCTCATGAATTGGAGCTTGAAGAGCAGAATAGGCACTTAAAAAATTgtttagaaaaaaaggaaactgGTGTTGAAGAATCACTAAGCGATGTAAAAACCCTAAAACAGCAAGTGATAGTTCTGAAATCGGAGAAGCAAGATATAACAGCTGAAAAGTTAGAACTTCAAGATAACCTCGAAAGTTTGGAAGAAGTCACCAAAAATTTACAGCAAAAGGTGCAATCGCAAAAGAGGGAATTAGAACAGAAGATTAAAGAGCTAGAAGAGATAAAAAACCATAAACGGAACGAGCCTAGTAAAAAAGGTACACAAAATTTTACTAAACCATCAGATTcacccaaaaaaaatgctacGACGTCCAACTTATTTCCTAATAACTCTGCTGCCATTCACTCTCCTATGAAAAAGTGTCCTAAGGTGGATCATATAAGTAAGTCAAGAATTAATTCATCCAAAGAAACATCCAAATTTAACGATGAGTTCgatctttcttcatcatcaaatgACGACCTAGAGTTAACCAACCCTTCCCCAATCCAAATTAAACCAGTGAGAGgaaaaatcaagaaggGTTCAAATTGCATGAAACCtccaatttcttcaagaaaaaaattactacTAGTAGAAGACGAAGACCAGTCATTAAAAATAAGcaagaaaaggagaaggAAATAG
- the INM2 gene encoding inositol monophosphate 1-phosphatase INM2 (Inositol monophosphatase; involved in biosynthesis of inositol; enzymatic activity requires magnesium ions and is inhibited by lithium and sodium ions; inm1 inm2 double mutant lacks inositol auxotrophy), whose amino-acid sequence MVLTRQVLEEVENTFIELLRSKIGPLVKSHAGTNFCSYDDKANGVDLVTALDKQIESIIKENLTAKYPSFKFIGEETYVKGVTKITNGPTFIVDPIDGTTNFIHGYPYSCTSLGLAEMGKPVVGVVFNPHLNQLFHASKGNGAFLNDQEIKVSKRPLILQKSLIALEGGSERTEGSQGNFDKKMNTYKNLLSESGAFVHGFRSAGSAAMNICYVASGMLDAYWEGGCWAWDVCAGWCILEEAGGIMVGGNCGEWNIPLDRRCYLAIRGGCESMEQKRFAESFWPHVAGELEY is encoded by the coding sequence ATGGTATTAACGAGGCAAGTACTAGAGGAAGTGGAGAACACATTTATTGAATTACTTAGGAGTAAAATAGGACCTCTCGTAAAATCGCACGCAGGAACAAACTTTTGTTCATATGATGATAAAGCAAATGGCGTAGATTTGGTAACTGCTTTAGACAAACAAATTGAATCTATAATCAAGGAAAATTTAACGGCCAAGTATCCCAGTTTCAAATTTATCGGAGAAGAAACTTATGTAAAAGGTGTCACGAAAATAACTAACGGCCCTACATTTATTGTTGATCCCATCGATGGTACTACTAATTTTATTCACGGTTACCCCTATAGTTGTACATCTCTAGGTTTAGCTGAAATGGGGAAGCCGGTTGTTGGTGTGGTTTTCAATCCTCACTTAAACCAACTATTCCATGCTTCCAAAGGCAATGGAGCTTTCTTAAATGATCAGGAGATAAAGGTTTCAAAAAGGCCATTGATTTTGCAAAAATCCTTAATTGCTTTAGAAGGAGGTTCGGAAAGAACTGAAGGTTCCCAAGGAAACTTTGAtaagaaaatgaatactTATAAAAACTTACTAAGTGAGTCCGGCGCCTTTGTTCACGGGTTCAGAAGTGCAGGAAGTGCTGCCATGAACATATGCTACGTAGCGAGCGGCATGCTTGATGCTTATTGGGAAGGTGGCTGCTGGGCTTGGGATGTTTGTGCCGGTTGGTGTATTCTTGAGGAAGCAGGAGGAATAATGGTTGGCGGAAATTGTGGAGAATGGAACATTCCATTAGACAGAAGATGTTACTTGGCTATTAGAGGTGGATGTGAGTCGATGGAGCAGAAGCGATTTGCAGAATCGTTTTGGCCTCACGTTGCGGGTGAGTTAGAATACTAA
- the NSE3 gene encoding Smc5-Smc6 complex subunit NSE3 (Component of the SMC5-SMC6 complex; this complex plays a key role in the removal of X-shaped DNA structures that arise between sister chromatids during DNA replication and repair; protein abundance increases in response to DNA replication stress): MSSIDNDSDVDLTEDLAVAKIVKENPVARKMVRYILSRGESQNSIITRNKLQSVIHEAAREENIAKPSFSKMFMDINAILYNVYGFELQGLPSKNNMNAGGNGSNSNTNKSMPEPLGHRAQKFILLNNVPHSKNFDDFKILQSAHTYEELIVTGEYIGDDIASGTSNTLESKLSTDRDLVYKGVLSVILCIVFFSKNNILHQELIKFLETFGIPSDGSKIAILNITIEDLIKSLEKREYIVRLEEKSDTDGEVISYRIGRRTQAELGLESLEKLVQEIMGLEKEQTKSLHDDIIKSIGDSYSI; the protein is encoded by the coding sequence ATGAGTTCTATAGATAATGACAGCGATGTGGATTTAACAGAAGATTTAGCCGTGGCCAAGATCGTTAAAGAGAATCCTGTAGCTAGAAAAATGGTTAGGTATATTTTATCGAGAGGagaatctcaaaattcGATCATAACAAGAAACAAGTTACAATCTGTTATACATGAAGCTGCTCGCGAGGAAAACATAGCAAAACCGTCTTTTAGTAAAATGTTTATGGACATAAATGCTATACTGTATAACGTATATGGGTTTGAATTACAAGGATTGCCgtcaaaaaataatatgaacGCTGGCGGTAATGGAAGCAATAGCAATACAAATAAATCAATGCCTGAGCCACTGGGACATAGAGCCCAGAAATTTATCTTGCTAAACAATGTCCCGCactcaaaaaattttgacgATTTCAAGATTTTACAAAGCGCTCACACTTATGAAGAGCTAATAGTTACCGGAGAGTATATTGGTGACGATATAGCTTCAGGAACTTCCAATACCTTAGAAAGCAAGTTGAGTACAGATCGAGATCTTGTTTACAAGGGTGTTTTGAGCGTCATTTTATGcattgttttcttctctaaGAATAACATATTACATCAGGAATTGATCAAATTTCTAGAGACATTTGGCATTCCAAGCGATGGTTCAAAGATTGCTATACTGAACATTACTATTGAAGATTTGATAAAAAGTTTAGAAAAGCGCGAATATATAGTCAGATTGGAGGAGAAATCCGATACCGACGGGGAAGTGATATCATACAGGATAGGTAGAAGAACTCAGGCTGAGCTTGGACTAGAGtctcttgaaaaattggtgCAAGAAATCATGGGCCTTGAAAAGGAGCAGACTAAAAGTTTGCACGatgatataataaaaagcaTTGGCGATTCATATTCTATATAG
- the MGP12 gene encoding Mgp12p (Mitochondrial hypothetical protein; predicted to have thiol-disulfide oxidoreductase active site): MLRAFRCSIHTSRVLLHDAGVKLTFFSKPNCGLCDQAKEVIDDVFERKEFHNKAVSLEIVNITDRRNAKWWKEYCFDIPVLHIEKVGDPKSCTKILHFLEEDDISDKIRRMQSR, from the coding sequence ATGTTGAGAGCGTTCCGCTGTTCTATACATACTTCGAGGGTATTGTTACATGATGCTGGAGTGAAATTAACTTTCTTCTCAAAGCCTAATTGTGGGTTATGCGATCAAGCAAAGGAAGTGATAGATGAtgtatttgaaagaaaggAATTTCATAATAAAGCAGTTTCACTAGAGATAGTCAACATAACTGACCGAAGAAACGCAAAATGGTGGAAGGAATATTGCTTCGACATACCAGTACTTCATATTGAGAAAGTTGGTGATCCTAAGTCGTGCACCAAGATCCTGCACTTTCTTGAAGAAGACGATATCAGTGATAAAATAAGGAGAATGCAATCTAGATGA
- the RTT103 gene encoding Rtt103p (Protein implicated in transcription termination by RNA polymerase II; binds to the RNA polymerase II C-terminal domain (CTD) phosphorylated on serine (ser2); interacts with 5' to 3' exonuclease Rat1p and decapping endonuclease Rai1p and is involved in mRNA 3' end processing; contains an RPR domain (CTD-interacting domain); involved in regulation of Ty1 transposition) — MPFSSEQFTTKLNTLEDSQESISSASKWLLLQYRDAPKVAEMWKEYMLRPSVNTRRKLLGLYLMNHVVQQAKGQKIIQFQDSFGKVAAEVLGRINQEFPRDLKKKLSRVVNILKERNIFSKQVVNDIERSLKTESSPVEALVLPQKLKDFAKDYEKLVKMHHNVCAMKMRFDKSSDELDPSSSVYEENFKTISKIGNMAKDIINESILKRESGIHKLQSTLDDEKRHLDEEQNMLSEIEFVLSAKDPSRLNKNVDEDNIIPTYEVGDGDDDDDDGDNDDDDDDDDDDKNYDDRSNDSNYGVTNISTTDKKNEVVEKTDSEHKNSTHNPSDNQFGMKRTHDMIGHDDANDIPEKKVHLDSKTSEDGTFNSEDGHYELDIEGHVGAQTDEGVENSGGVSSSIQDLLSKLAN; from the coding sequence ATGCCTTTCTCTTCTGAGCAATTCACAACCAAATTAAATACGTTGGAAGATTCCCAAGAATCTATTTCCAGTGCCTCAAAGTGGTTGCTTCTACAGTATAGAGATGCTCCCAAAGTGGCAGAAATGTGGAAAGAATACATGTTAAGGCCTAGTGTAAACACAAGAAGGAAGTTATTGGGTCTTTACTTAATGAATCATGTTGTTCAACAGGCTAAAggtcaaaaaattattcaatttcaagattCCTTTGGAAAGGTGGCAGCAGAAGTATTGGGAAGAATTAATCAAGAGTTTCCGAGGGACctaaaaaagaagttgTCAAGAGTTGTGAATATactaaaagaaagaaatatattttccaagCAGGTAGTCAATGACATAGAAAGAAGTCTTAAAACCGAGAGCTCACCAGTGGAAGCGTTGGTGTTACCccagaaattgaaagattttgCTAAGGactatgaaaaattagtGAAAATGCACCATAATGTTTGCGCGATGAAAATGAGATTTGACAAATCATCAGATGAATTGGATCCATCCAGCTCAGTTTACgaggaaaattttaaaacaaTAAGTAAGATTGGGAACATGGCTAAAGATATAATAAATGAATCAATTCTAAAAAGAGAAAGCGGTATCCATAAACTGCAAAGCACACTGGACGATGAAAAAAGGCATCTAGATGAGGAACAGAATATGTTAAGTGAAATAGAATTCGTTTTATCTGCTAAAGACCCATCCAGATTAAATAAAAACGTTGATGAAGACAATATTATTCCTACGTATGAAGTGGGGGATGGagatgacgatgacgatgatggtgataatgatgatgatgatgatgatgatgatgatgacaaaaaTTACGATGATAGATCCAATGACAGCAATTATGGCGTTACTAATATTAGCACCACAGATAAGAAGAATGAAGTTGTAGAAAAGACAGATAGCGAACATAAAAACTCTACTCATAATCCTAGTGACAATCAATTTGGTATGAAACGAACACATGATATGATAGGTCATGATGACGCTAATGACATACCGGAAAAAAAGGTTCATCTTGATTCGAAGACGAGTGAAGATGGTACTTTCAACAGTGAGGATGGACATTATGAGTTAGATATAGAAGGCCACGTCGGCGCCCAAACCGACGAAGGTGTTGAGAATTCCGGAGGGGTTTCTTCTAGTATACAAGACTTGTTAAGTAAGCTTGCAAATTAA
- the DPP1 gene encoding bifunctional diacylglycerol diphosphate phosphatase/phosphatidate phosphatase (Diacylglycerol pyrophosphate (DGPP) phosphatase; zinc-regulated vacuolar membrane-associated lipid phosphatase, dephosphorylates DGPP to phosphatidate (PA) and Pi, then PA to diacylglycerol; involved in lipid signaling and cell metabolism) produces the protein MNRVSFIKTPFNIGAKWRLEDVFLLIIMILLNYPVYYQQPFERQFYINDLTISHPYATTERVNNNMLFVYSFVVPSLTILIIGSILADRRHLIFILYTSLLGLSLAWFSTSFFTNFIKNWIGRLRPDFLDRCQPVEGLPLDTLFTAKDVCTTKNHERLLDGFRTTPSGHSSESFAGLGYLYFWLCGQLLTESPLMPLWRKMVAFLPLLGAALIALSRTQDYRHHFVDVILGSMLGYIMAHFFYRRIFPPIDDPLPFKPLMDDSDVTLEEAVTHQRIPDEELHPLSDEGM, from the coding sequence ATGAACAGAGTTTCGTTTATTAAAACGCCTTTCAACATAGGGGCGAAATGGAGATTAGAAGATGTCTTTTTGCTCATTATCATGATACTTCTTAACTACCCAGTGTATTACCAACAACCGTTCGAACGTCAGTTTTACATTAACGATCTCACTATATCGCATCCTTATGCGACAACTGAACGTGTAAATAACAACATGTTGTTTGTTTATAGTTTTGTCGTGCCATCTTTAACCATATTGATAATTGGTTCCATTTTGGCCGATAGAAGacatttgatttttattttgtacACATCTCTCCTTGGTTTATCACTCGCTTGGTTCAGTACGAGTTTCTTTACAAACTTCATCAAGAATTGGATTGGAAGACTAAGACCAGATTTTCTAGATCGTTGCCAACCTGTTGAAGGCTTGCCATTGGACACTTTATTTACTGCAAAAGATGTGTGTACGACTAAGAATCACGAACGTCTGTTGGATGGGTTTAGGACAACTCCGTCAGGTCATTCAAGTGAAAGCTTTGCAGGACTGGGTTATTTGTACTTCTGGCTATGTGGGCAACTTTTGACTGAATCACCGTTGATGCCTTTATGGAGAAAAATGGTGGCCTTTCTACCACTGTTAGGAGCTGCACTAATTGCTCTATCCAGAACTCAAGATTACAGACATCATTTCGTCGATGTAATTTTAGGGTCTATGTTGGGTTATATAATGGCACACTTTTTCTACAGAAGAATCTTCCCACCCATTGATGATCCTCTTCCGTTCAAACCATTGATGGACGATTCAGATGTCACCCTGGAGGAAGCAGTCACCCATCAGAGGATCCCGGATGAGGAATTACATCCTTTGTCCGATGAAGGTATgtaa